ACTCTGTACAGCGCAGGTGTCTGCTGTTCGCTGATGGGCGCATTCAGCGCACAGGAAAACGTCTCTGCGGCGGCGGGGAACTTCAGGTTGGCATCGCTGATGGCCAGCGCCCAGCGTTTGCTGCCACGCAAGACCTGGCTTTTTTCAGCCATGCTCTGGTCCAGCGCGAAGGCTTGTGAGCCCACCGCGGGAGGTGGCGGTAACAGCGCAAGACTATTGGGCAGATCCTGCTGTTTCAGATATCCGATCAAGTAACCGGGTCGGAACTCCGGGACATTGTCCGTTTGGCTGTGGTGTTGGGCCACGGCTGGGTGGATCAGGCTTGAAAGCAATACACCGGCCAAACATTTCGATAGTAGGCGTTGCATGTGGATATCACCTCTAGGAGTTTGATTCGCTACATGGGGTCTGCTAGTTGGGTTACTTGAAGTTCCAGGCGTAATTGAACATCAGCCGTGTATCATCGGTGTCACGAATGAAGTTCTTGGCATAGTTGGAGCGATAGTTCGCGGTGCGCAGGCGCACACTCAAGTTTTTCAGCGGGCCTTGTTGTACGACGTAACGCAGTTCGTTATCCAACTCCCATGATTTGCCAATGGTTTGGCTACCGGTGATCTGGGCATGGCTGCCGGATATATAGCGGCTGTTGAAACTCAGGCCCGGCAAGCCCAGGCTGGCGAAGTCGTAGCCATAACGCAGTGCCCAGGAGCGTTCCTTGGCATTGGCGAAGTCACCCAGTACCGACAAGTTGATCAAGTTGGCATCGGCGCCCAGGATGTTGGCATAACCGGTGTCTCCCAACATTCGCTGATAAGCCAGGCCAAGGCTGTGGCCTTCATAGGCATAGCCGACGAGTCCCTGCAGGGCGCGGTTGTCGATCTTGCCGCCTTTGGCATCGCCGTAGTCGTTCATCAGGCTCAAGCGCAGATCGCTGCTGAATGTTCCCGCTCCCCAGGGGCTCTTGTTGACCAGGGTGAAGACCCGCTGGCGGTAGATGTCCTGCAGTTGGGCGACATGCACACGCGCCAGCCATTGCTTGTTGAACCGATAGTCGACGCCCGCCATGTCGAAGTGTTCCGCCGTGGCCCCCTGACCCTGAAAGCGCCGGTTCAAGGGGCTTAAGGTCAGTGGCGTGTACTGCGTGGCGTTGCGCTGCATGACCCGGCTCAGGCGCCCGGCGGTCAATTCCAGGTCTTCGATTTCATTCGAGGTCAGCAGCCCGCCTTCGAAAACTTGCGGAAACAGACGGCCGTCGTTGGGTTTCAAGGTTGGCAGCACCGGTGGCACCAGCGCGCCGAACTTGAACAGGGTCTTGCCGGTCTTGAGCTTTCCGGCCAGGGCCAGTTTCCAATAGTCATCCTCTGCCCGGCCATCGCGCGCCACCTTCAGCAGCCCGGTGCCGGTTCGGCCAGGCGAGGAGTCGAGCTTGATGCCGAGCATGCCGATGGCGTCGGCACCGACACCGATGGCACCTTCGGTCAACCCCGAGTCCAGGCGCAAGAGCAAACCTTGCGCCCATTCTTCACGGCTCGGGGCCGTGCCTTCGCGATAGTCCCGATTGAAGTAATAGTTACGCAGTTCCAGGCGAGCGCTGCTGTCGCCCAGCAGTTCGGCGTTGACCGGAATGGCCAGCATCGAGGCACACATCAGGGTCGAGCGCTTGACCCATTGTCGTGGCCAGTTTCTTGAAAGCATTGCATCGTCCTCTGTTCTTGTTGTTTTTGGAGTCAGGCGATTGACGAATGACGTGTTGAGTTGTTGCCGGTTGGTTTGAGTTGATCGAAGTTGTGAGTGGTGTGTTGTGGGTATGGGGATGTTGAATCTTTGCGTAATGCCCGGGATTCAAAGTCGGAAGACTAAGTTGGGCCTGGGGTTAAACAAGAACCATCAGCTCTGTGAATGAAGTGGTAACTGAAACTTTAAAATTATTACCTGTTTATGTTTTTTGTTGTCATATAAGTATTTATTGAAAGTGCTCTTTTATGGAGGGGCGTGTAGGAGTTGTTTAATTGGGTTGTAAGAGTTGTCTTGTTTAAGTAAGGAACTTTGGTCACTTACGAATTCGGACGTGTCGGCGTGGGTTTTGCCGCAAGAAGGGGTCAGCGGAGGTGGCTTATCGGTAGTCCGAACCTTGGCGCTGGAACGCCTGGCGGTAGTCACCGGGCGTGCCGCCCAGGGCCTGGCGAAAGCGGTTGGTGAAGTGGCTGGCACTGGAGAAGCCGCAGGCTAGGGCGACTTCCCCCAGGGGCAGGGCGCTGTGGCGCAGCAGATAGCGGGCCCGGACCAGGCGCCGGGCCAGCACATATTGATGGGGCGGCAGGCCGAAGCTGGCGCGGAACATGCGGGCGAAGTGGTATTCCGACAGCGCACACAACCCCGCCAGCTGGCCCAGGCTCAGCGGCGCGTCCAGCTGGCTGTCGATGTAGTCCACCAGCAGGCGGCGCTGGTGCGCGGCCAGGCCGCCCTTGAGCCGGACACCCTGGCGCGGGCCCACTTGATTGAGCAGGGCGTGGCTGAGCATCTCGTGGGCCAGGCTGCTGGTCAGCAGGCGCTCGCCGGGCTCGTCCCAGTTCAGGCGCACCAACTGTGCGAAGCGCCGGGTTTGCTCGGGGTCGTCGACGAAGGTGCTCTCGCGCAGGTGCATGTCCCGGGGCTCGCGGTCCAGCAGGGTGACGCAGCCGAGGGCGAACTGCTCGGGGCTGAAATACACGTGGGCCAGGCGGATATCGCCGTTGATCACCCAGGCCGACTGGTGCTCGGCGGGCAGGATGCACAGCTTGCCCGGGGCGCCCTTGCTGCCCGGCTGATCGCGGCGAAAGGTGCCGGTGCCGCCGGCCAGGTAGCAAGACAGGGTGTGGTGGCCGGGCGCCTGATATTCCTGGGCGTCGTGATGGTTGCTCCACAAGGCCGCGGACAAGCCGTCACCGAGCTCGGCGCTGTGCTCCAGGCGAGCATGGGGCGAGCGGTTCAAGGCTTGGAAGACTTGCAGGGTATCCAGTGCGGGCATGGTGGGGGCGTCAATCAAAGGTCCGTTTGCCGGTGTTTCGCATGCTACTCCGTCGCCCCTGCGCTGCCAGCCCCGGGCTGATAAAAAGCGCAAGTTTGTGCAAGCGCCCCTGATCTGCCGGGCATGACACTGCACACCTTATAAAGGAGTCGTGCCATGAACCTATCGCTGTACCTGTTGACCGTGCTGATCTGGGGCACCACCTGGATCGCCCTGAAACTGCAACTGGGGGTGGTGGCGATACCGGTGTCCATCGTCTATCGCTTCGCCCTGGCGGCCCTGGTGCTGTTCGTCCTGCTGCTGCTCAGCCGCAAGCTGCAGCCGATGAACCGCCGTGGCCACCTGATCTGCCTGGCCCAGGGCCTGTGCCTGTTCTGCATCAACTTCATGTGCTTCCTGCACGCCAGCCAGTGGATTCCCAGTGGCCTGGTGGCGGTGGTGTTTTCCACCGCGACCTTGTGGAACGCCCTGAATGCGCGAGTGTTCTTCGGCCAGAAGATCGCCCGCAACGTGTTGCTCGGCGGTGGCCTGGGGCTGCTCGGGCTGGGGCTGCTGTTCTGGCCCGAACTGGCGGGCCACAGCGCCAGCCCGCAAACCCTGCTGGGCCTGGGCTTGTCCCTGCTCGGCACCCTGTGTTTCTCGGCGGGCAACATGCTCTCCAGCCTGCAGCAGAAAGCCGGGCTCAAGCCGCTTACCACCAATGCCTGGGGCATGGCCTACGGCGCGACGATGCTGGCGGTGTATTGCCTGGCCCAGGGCATTGCCTTCGACCTGGAGTGGAGCACCCGCTACATCGGCTCGCTGCTGTACCTGGTGATACCGGGTTCGGTGATCGGCTTCACCGCCTACCTGACCCTGGTGGGGCGCATGGGCCCGGAGCGGGCGGCGTACTGCACCGTGCTGTTCCCGGTGGTGGCGCTGAACGTCTCGGCCTTTGCCGAAGGCTACCAATGGACCGCCCCGGCATTGGCCGGACTGGTGCTGGTGATGCTGGGCAACGTGCTGGTGTTCCGTAAACCCAAGGCTGTGCCAGCCTCTGTAGCCGCTGCCGAGCTCGCGAGGCTGCGAACGGCGGCGCAGCCGTCGCAAAACCAGGCGACCTGATGCTGCCGGGCTATCGCTGAAGGTCCTGCGGACCTTTTCGCAGCCTCGCGGGCTCGGCAGCGGCTACAGGGAGTGATAGGCAGTGGGTGGTCAGCCCTTCCACACTTGCGGGTTGACCAGGTCCTGCGGGCGTTCGCCCAAAAGGGCGCTGCGCAGGTTGCTCATGGCGCGTTCGGCCATGGCGTCACGGGTTTCATGGGTGGCCGAGCCGATGTGCGGCAGGGTCAGCGCGTTCTTCAGCTGGAACAGCGGCGATTCTGCCAACGGCTCTTTCTCGTACACATCCAGGCCGGCGCCACGGATCTGGCCCTTCTGCAAGGCGTCGATCAACGCCGGCTCATCCACCACCGGCCCGCGGGAAATGTTCACCAGGATCGCGCTGGGTTTCATCAGGGCCAGTTCACGGTGGCTGATCAGGTGCCGGGTCTGTTCGCTCAACGGCACCACCAGGCAGACGAAATCCGCCTCGGCCAAGAGTTGCTCCAGGCTGCGGAACTGTGCGCCCAGTTCCTGCTCCAGGGCCGCCTTGCGGCTGTTGCCGCTGTAGAGGATCGGCATGCCGAAGCCCAAACGCCCACGGCGGGCGATGGCCGCGCCAATGTTGCCCATGCCGACGATCCCCAGGGTCTTGCCGTGCACATCGCAACCGAACAGCGCCGGGCCGACGCTGGCCTGCCATTGCCCGGCCTTGGTCCAGGCATCCAGCTCGGCCACCCGGCGAGCGCTGCCCATGAGCAGGGCGAAGGCCAGGTCGGCGGTGCTTTCGGTGAGCACGTCCGGGGTGTTGGTGAGCATCAGCCCGCGTTCGTTGAAATAGGCCAGGTCATAGTTGTCGTAACCCACCGAGATGCTCGACACCACTTCCAGCTGCGCGGCGTTTTCCAGCTGCGCGCGCCCCAGCTTGCGGCCGACGCCGATCAGGCCGTGGGCCCGGGGCAGGGCTTCATTGAACTGCGCGGCGATGTCCCCCAGCTTGGGGTTGGGGACGATGACCTCGAAGTCCTGTTGCAGGCGTTCGGTCATCTCGGGGGTGATGCGGCTGAAGGCAAGTACCGTCTTTTTCATTGCGGGAAGACTCGTCAGGCGGGAGAGAATGCCAAGCAAGCTAACATTTTTGCCGCTGCCGCCAAAGCCTGCCGGCGCTGGCCTGTGTAGGCGCTGGCTTGCCAGCGAAATCGGTTTCCAGATTTGCGCAGAACTTGCGGGCCTCTTCGCCGGCGAGCCGGCTCCTACGGGGGGCGGGCGTCGTTCGTGGGAGCCGCGTACATTCTGTAGGAGCTGGCTGGCCAGCGAGGGTGGTGCTGAGGCTGGCGGGCCTCTTCGCCGGCAAGCCGGCTCCTACAGGTGGGGACGGTGGTTTGGGGAGTGCCCCGGCGGTCAATTGGCCAGGCGTGCGCCGGTGAGGCTGCCGCTCAGTTCATAGGCCGCCAGTTCCGCCTGGTGCGCGGCAAGGATCTCCGGCAGGGAGCCGCGCAGGTATTCGACCCAGGTCTTGATCTTGGCGTCCAGGTACTGGCGCGACGGGTAGATGGCGTACAGGTTCAGCTCCTGGGAGCGGTACTGGGGCATCACGCGCACCAGGGTGCCGTTGCGCAAACCTTCGATGGCGGCGTACACCGGCAGCACGCCAATGCCCATGCCGCTGATGATCGCGGTCTTCATCGCGTCGGCGGAGTTCACCAGGAACGGCGAGCTGTTGATGGTGACCATTTCCTGGCCTTCCGGGCCGTCGAAGGCCCATTTCTCCAGGGGAATCACCGGGCTCACCAGGCGCAGGCAGGCGTGGTTCAGCAGGTCGCTGGGTTTGTGCGGGCAGCCGTTGGCTTTCACGTAGGCCGGGGAGGCGCAGACGATGCTGTAGGTGATCCCCAGGCGCTGGGAGACGAACCCCGAGTCCGGCAGCTCGCTGGCCAGGACGATGGACACGTCGTAGCCCTCGTCCAGAAGGTCCGGCACGCGGTTGGCCATGGTCAGGTCGAAGGTCACGTCCGGGTGCGATTTGCGGTAGCGGGCGATGGCGTCGATCACGAAGTGCTGGCCGATGCCGGTCATGGTGTGCACTTTCAACTGGCCGGCGGGGCGGGCGTGGGCGTCGCTGGCCTCGGCCTCGGCTTCTTCGACGTAGGCCAGGATCTGCTCGCAGCGCAGCAGGTAGCGCTTGCCGGCTTCGGTCAGGGCGATACGGCGGGTGGTACGGTTGAGCAGGCGGGTTTGCAGGTGAGCCTCAAGATTGGAGACTGCGCGCGAGACGTTGGCCGTGGTGGTATCCAGTTGCACCGCCGCGGCGGTGAAACTGCCGGCTTCGGCCACACAACTGAAGGCGCGCATGTTTTGCAAAGTGTCCATGGGGTGCTCTCTGGGGAGATGGCAAATTGTGACACGAAGTTACGGGGGCTTGGATAGGCGACCAAGGGATTATCGCGTTTACGGTAACAAAGATTCACAGGAATCCCTGCTTATCGCCGCCCCGGCCGCCCCCTAGAATTGCGCCGATCCGTAGGAGTCGGCGTGCCGGCGATCCGCGCAACGCGGTGTAGCAGGCGTATCGCTGCGCTGGCCGGCCGACTTCCACGAGAGAAATACTCCCCCCCGATCTTCAGGAATTCGCAGCAGTGCCGCGTCGCATCAGCAGAGGGTTCAAGACCCTCAGTGTTTGGGCTTTATCGTTAGCAATCAGCGGCTGCATCGGAACCGGAGGCATTGCCCCACAAGGCAAGACACTTCCCGCTAATACACTGGCCACCGACGAGGCGATCCAGAGCGCCGCGCAAGAGGCCCACTGGCCCAGTGCCCAGTGGTGGCAGGCCTACGGCGACCCGCAGTTGAACCGCTGGATCAGCCTCGCCGTGCAAGGCAGCCCGAGCCTGGCCATGGCCGCCGCCCGGGTGCGCCAGGCCAAGGCCCTGGCCGGTATCGCCGAGTCGGCCGAGTCGTTGCAGATCAAGGGCGACGCCACCCTCAAGCGCCACAATTGGCCCACCGATCAGTTCTACGGCCCCGGTGCCCTGGCCAACACCACCACCTGGGACAACAACGCCGCCCTGGGCTTGAGTTATGCCCTGGACCTCTGGGGCCGCGAGAGCAACAACACCGAGCGCGCCGTCGACCTGGCCCACATGAGCGTGGCCGAAGCCCGCCAGGCCCAGCTGGAACTGGTGAACAACGTGGTGCGCAGCTATATCCAGCTGTCCTTGCACTTCGCCCAGCGCGATATCGTCGCCGCCACCCTGAAGCAGCAGCAACAGATTCTCGAACTGGCGCAACGGCGCCTGGACGGCGGCCTGGGCACCCATTTCGAAGTCAGCCAGGCCGAGGCGCCGCTGCCGGAAACCCATCGCCAGCTGGACGCCCTGGACGAAGAAATCGCCCTGACCCGCAACCAGCTGGCGGCCCTGGCTGGCAAGGGCCCGGGAGAGGGCGCGCAACTGCAGCGGCCGAGCCTGTCCCTGGGCGCCGCGCTGAAACTGCCCTCGGCCCTGCCCGCCGAACTGCTGGGGCAGCGCCCCGACGTGGTCGCCAGCCGCTGGCAAGTGGCGGCCCAGGCCCGTGGCATCGATGTGGCCCACGCCGGCTTCTACCCCAACGTCGACCTGGTGGGCAGCATCGGTTTCATGGCCACTGGCGGCGGCGCCCTGGAGTTCCTCACTGGCAAGAAGCTCAACTACAGCGTCGGCCCGGCCATCAGCCTGCCGATCTTCGACGGCGGCCGCCTGCGCTCGGAGCTGGGCGAAGCCGCGGCCGGCTACGACATGGCCGTGGCCAAGTACAACCAGACCCTGGTGGACGCGCTGAAAAGCATTTCCGACCAGCTGATCCGCCGCGAGTCCATGGACAAGCAGCAAGTCTTTGCCGCCGAGTCGGTGGCCGCGGCGCAGAAGACCTACGACATCGCCACCGTGGCCTTCCAGCGCGGTCTGACCGACTACCTGAATGTGCTCAACGCCCAGAGCCTGCTGTTTCACCAGCAGCAGATCCAGCAGCAGGTGCAGGCCGCGCGCCTGACCGCCCAGGCGGACCTGGTGACGGCCCTGGGCGGCGGGCTGGAAGCCGGCCGCGACGTCCCCGCGGAAAACCGCACCCAGGCACCCAAGACCCCCGCGGCCCTGGCCGTGTTCGACCACTGAAGCAGGCTCCCATGACTTCCTTGCCCGCCCCTTTGCGCTGGCTGTACTCCCTTGAATGGCGCCGGGGTTTCTTCGACTGGGCACGCAGCGACGGCGTGACCTGGGTCTACATCTTCAAGGTGCTGGCCGCCGCGTTCCTCACCCTGTGGCTGGCCATGCGCCTGGAGTTGCCGCAACCGCGCACGGCGATGATCACCGTGTTCATCGTCATGCAGCCGCAGAGCGGCCAGGTGTTCGCCAAGAGCTTCTACCGCTTTCTTGGCACCCTGACCGGCTCGGCGGTGATGGTGGCGCTGATCGCCCTGTTCGCCCAGAACACCGAGCTGTTCCTCGGCTCGCTGGCGATCTGGGTCGGCATCTGCTCGGCCGGTGCCGCGCGCTGCCGCAACTTCCGCGCCTACGGTTTCGTCCTCGCCGGCTACACCGCGGCCATGGTCGGCCTGCCGGCCCTGGCCCATCCGGAAGGCGCCTTCATGGCGGCGGTGTGGCGGGTGCTGGAGATCTCCCTGGGGATTCTCTGCTCGACCCTGGTCAGCGCCGCGATCCTGCCGCAGACCGCCAGCGCTGCGATGCGCAACGCCCTGTACCAGCGCTTCGGGGTGTTCGCCCTGTTCGTCACCGACGGCCTGCGCGGGCGCAGCCAGCGCGACAGTTTTGAAAGCAGCAACGTGCGTTTCATTGCCGAGGCCGTGGGCCTGGAAGGGCTGCGCAGCGTCACCGTGTTCGAAGACCCGCACATGCGTCGGCGCAACGGCCGCCTGAGCCGCCTGAACAGCGAGTTCATGGGCATCACCACGCGCTTCAACGCCCTGCACCAGTTGCTCGAACGCCTGCGCAGCAGCGGCGCCGACCATGTGGTGGCGGCGATCAAGCCGGGCCTGCAGGACCTGGCGGAACTGCTGGACGGTTTCTCCGGTCGGGCCCTCACCAGCCCCGACGCGGCGCGCCTGGCCACGGCCCTGGCGGCCTACAAGAGCGAGCTGCCGGCGCGGGTGCGCAGCCTGCGCGCGGCCTTCCAGGAGAGCGGCCCGAGCGACGCCGAGCAGTTGGATTTCCACACCGCCTACGAGCTGCTGTACCGCTTCGTCGACGAGATGCACAGCTACGCCCAGACCCACGCGTCCCTGGCCGATCACAGCCACGAACGCGAGCGCTGGGACGAGCCCTACACCCCGCAGACCAACTGGCTGGCCAGTGCCGCTTCGGGCATTCGCGCGGCCTTCGTGCTGCTGGTGCTGGGCAGTTACTGGGTGGCCACCGCCTGGCCCAGCGGCGCCACCATGACCCTGATCGCCGCCGCCACCATCGGCCTGTCCGCCGCCACGCCGAACCCCAAGCGCATGGCCTTCCAGATGGCCTGCGGGACCTTTATCGGCGCCCTGGTGGGCTTCGTCGAAATGTTCTTCGTGTTCCCCTGGATCGACGGCTTCCCGCTGCTGTGCCTGATGCTGGCGCCGGTGATCGTGCTCGGCTCATTCCTCGCCTCGCGGCCCAAGTACGCCGGGGTCGGCCTGGGGCTGCTGATCTTCTTCAGCACCGGCTCGGTGCCGGACAACCTGACGGTCTACAACCCCTACACCTTCATCAACGACTACATCGCCATGGTCATGGGCATGCTGGTCTGCGCCGCGGCCGGGGCGATCATCCTGCCGCCCAACAGCCGCTGGCTGTGGCGGCGCCTGGAGCAGGACCTGCGCGGCCAGGTGGTGTACGCCATCAGCGGCAAGCTCAAGGGCCTGGCGTCGAGCTTCGAAAGCCGCACCCGCGACCTGCTGCACCAGGCCTATGGCCTGGCGGTGGGCCAGCCCAAGGTGCAGAGCGAGCTGCTGCGCTGGATGTTCGTGGTGCTGGAAGTCGGCCACGCCATCATCGAGCTGCGCAAGGAGCAGGCGATCCTCCCGGTGCACCCGGCCTATGCCGAATCCCAGCCGTGGCGCCAGGCGATCCGGGTCATGGGCCGCTCATTGGTGCGGCTGTTCCTGCAACCGAGCCAGAGCAACCTGGAACGCGGGCTGATCGCCGTGGACCACGCCATCAGCCGGGTCCAGGCCACCGACGAGCCCTTTGCCCCGCACTTCGACACCTCGGCCCTGCGCCGGGTCAAGAGCTACCTGCACTTCATCCGCACTTCACTGCTCGACCCGCAATCGCCGCTGGCGGCCTATGCCGTGGCCAAGCCAACGGCGCCTGCACCCCAAGGACTTGACCATGCCTCGTGAAATCGCCTTCCACGGCGTTTACATGCCCACCATGACCCTGATGTTCTTCATCGCCGCGGCCCTGGCCTGGGCCCTGGACCGGTTCATTTCCGGCTATGACCTGTATCGCTTCTTCTGGCACCCGGCGCTGCTGCGCCTGAGCCTGTTCTGCTGTCTGTTCGGCGCCATGGCGCTCACTGTCTACCGTTGAGATTCGCCCAATGAAAAAGTTTTTCAGCCTGCTCGCCACCCTGCTCGTGCTGGCCCTGGCCCTGTGGATCGGCCGCACCCTGTGGGAGCACTACATGTACACCCCCTGGACCCGTGACGGCCGGGTGCGCGCGGACATCATCAACGTCGCCGCCGACGTCACCGGTGAAGTGGTGGACGTGCCGGTCAAGGACAACCAGCTGGTGCACAAGGGCGATCTGCTGATGCAGATCGACCCCGAGCACTACCAGATCGCGGTCAAGCAGGCGCAATCGCTGGTGGCGTCGAAAAAGGCCACCTGGGAGATGCGCAAGGTCAACGCCAAGCGCCGCGCCGACATGGACAACCTGGTGATCTCCAAGGAAAACCGCGACGACGCCGGCAACATCGCCGACTCGGCCCTGGCCGATTACCAGCACGCCCAGGCCCAGCTGGAAGCGGCGGAGCTGAACCTCAAACGTACCCAGGTACGGGCGGCGGTGGACGGCTACGTCACCAACCTCAACGTGCACCGCGGCGACTACGCGCGCATTGGCGAAGCGAAGATGGCGGTGGTCGACATGAACTCGTTCTGGGTCTACGGCTTCTTCGAGGAAACCAAGCTGCCCCACGTGCGCGTGGGGGATAAAGCGGACATGCAACTGATGAGTGGTGAAGTGCTCAAGGGGCATGTGGAAAGCATTTCCCGCGGCATCTACGACCGCGACAACCCGGAAAGCCGCGAACTGATCGCCGACGTCAACCCGACCTTCAACTGGGTGCGCCTGGCCCAGCGCGTGCCGGTGCGCATCCACATCGACGAAGTGCCGGACGGCGTGCTGCTGGCCGCCGGCATCACCTGCACCGTCATCGTCAACCCCGAGCCTCTGTAGCCGCCGGCGGTTGTAGGAGCTGGCTTGCCAGCGAAAGCGTCGTCACAGGCGGTGCAAGGCTTGCGGGCCCCTTCGCCGGCAAACCGGCTCCTACGGGGAACTGCGCGGTGCACCTGATTGCTGTAGGCGCTGGCTTGCCAGCGAAGGCGTCGTCACAGGCGCTGCAAGGCTCGCGGGCCCCTTCGCCGGCAAGCCGGCTCCTACGGGGAACTGCGCGGTGCACCTGACTGCTGTAGGCGCTGGCTTGCCAGCGAAAGCGTCGGCCCAGGCGCTGCAAGGCTTGCGGGCCCCTTCGCCGGCAAGCCGGCTCCTACGGGGAACTGCGCGGTGCACCTGACTGCTGTAGGAGCTGGCTTGCCAGCGAAGGCGTCGGCCCAGGCGCTGCAAGGCTCGCGGGCCCTTTCGCCGGCAAGCCGGCTCCTACGGGGAACTGCGCGGTGCACCTGACGGCTGTAGGCGCTGGCTTGCCAGCGAAGGCGTCGGCCCAGGCGGTGCAAGGCTTGCGGGCCCCTTCGCCGGCAAGCCGGCTCCTACGGGGAAGCTGCGCGGTGCACCTGACGGCTGTAGGAGCTGGCTTGCCAGCGAAGGCGTCGGCCCAGGCGCTGCAAGGCTTGCGGGCCCTTTCGCCGGCAAGCCGGCTCCTACGGGGAGCTGCACGGTGCACCTGACTGCTGTAGGCGCTGGCTTGCCAGCGAA
This genomic stretch from Pseudomonas sp. Os17 harbors:
- a CDS encoding FUSC family protein, producing MTSLPAPLRWLYSLEWRRGFFDWARSDGVTWVYIFKVLAAAFLTLWLAMRLELPQPRTAMITVFIVMQPQSGQVFAKSFYRFLGTLTGSAVMVALIALFAQNTELFLGSLAIWVGICSAGAARCRNFRAYGFVLAGYTAAMVGLPALAHPEGAFMAAVWRVLEISLGILCSTLVSAAILPQTASAAMRNALYQRFGVFALFVTDGLRGRSQRDSFESSNVRFIAEAVGLEGLRSVTVFEDPHMRRRNGRLSRLNSEFMGITTRFNALHQLLERLRSSGADHVVAAIKPGLQDLAELLDGFSGRALTSPDAARLATALAAYKSELPARVRSLRAAFQESGPSDAEQLDFHTAYELLYRFVDEMHSYAQTHASLADHSHERERWDEPYTPQTNWLASAASGIRAAFVLLVLGSYWVATAWPSGATMTLIAAATIGLSAATPNPKRMAFQMACGTFIGALVGFVEMFFVFPWIDGFPLLCLMLAPVIVLGSFLASRPKYAGVGLGLLIFFSTGSVPDNLTVYNPYTFINDYIAMVMGMLVCAAAGAIILPPNSRWLWRRLEQDLRGQVVYAISGKLKGLASSFESRTRDLLHQAYGLAVGQPKVQSELLRWMFVVLEVGHAIIELRKEQAILPVHPAYAESQPWRQAIRVMGRSLVRLFLQPSQSNLERGLIAVDHAISRVQATDEPFAPHFDTSALRRVKSYLHFIRTSLLDPQSPLAAYAVAKPTAPAPQGLDHAS
- a CDS encoding LysR family transcriptional regulator; the encoded protein is MDTLQNMRAFSCVAEAGSFTAAAVQLDTTTANVSRAVSNLEAHLQTRLLNRTTRRIALTEAGKRYLLRCEQILAYVEEAEAEASDAHARPAGQLKVHTMTGIGQHFVIDAIARYRKSHPDVTFDLTMANRVPDLLDEGYDVSIVLASELPDSGFVSQRLGITYSIVCASPAYVKANGCPHKPSDLLNHACLRLVSPVIPLEKWAFDGPEGQEMVTINSSPFLVNSADAMKTAIISGMGIGVLPVYAAIEGLRNGTLVRVMPQYRSQELNLYAIYPSRQYLDAKIKTWVEYLRGSLPEILAAHQAELAAYELSGSLTGARLAN
- a CDS encoding efflux RND transporter periplasmic adaptor subunit: MKKFFSLLATLLVLALALWIGRTLWEHYMYTPWTRDGRVRADIINVAADVTGEVVDVPVKDNQLVHKGDLLMQIDPEHYQIAVKQAQSLVASKKATWEMRKVNAKRRADMDNLVISKENRDDAGNIADSALADYQHAQAQLEAAELNLKRTQVRAAVDGYVTNLNVHRGDYARIGEAKMAVVDMNSFWVYGFFEETKLPHVRVGDKADMQLMSGEVLKGHVESISRGIYDRDNPESRELIADVNPTFNWVRLAQRVPVRIHIDEVPDGVLLAAGITCTVIVNPEPL
- a CDS encoding OprD family porin, which encodes MLSRNWPRQWVKRSTLMCASMLAIPVNAELLGDSSARLELRNYYFNRDYREGTAPSREEWAQGLLLRLDSGLTEGAIGVGADAIGMLGIKLDSSPGRTGTGLLKVARDGRAEDDYWKLALAGKLKTGKTLFKFGALVPPVLPTLKPNDGRLFPQVFEGGLLTSNEIEDLELTAGRLSRVMQRNATQYTPLTLSPLNRRFQGQGATAEHFDMAGVDYRFNKQWLARVHVAQLQDIYRQRVFTLVNKSPWGAGTFSSDLRLSLMNDYGDAKGGKIDNRALQGLVGYAYEGHSLGLAYQRMLGDTGYANILGADANLINLSVLGDFANAKERSWALRYGYDFASLGLPGLSFNSRYISGSHAQITGSQTIGKSWELDNELRYVVQQGPLKNLSVRLRTANYRSNYAKNFIRDTDDTRLMFNYAWNFK
- a CDS encoding efflux transporter outer membrane subunit, which translates into the protein MPRRISRGFKTLSVWALSLAISGCIGTGGIAPQGKTLPANTLATDEAIQSAAQEAHWPSAQWWQAYGDPQLNRWISLAVQGSPSLAMAAARVRQAKALAGIAESAESLQIKGDATLKRHNWPTDQFYGPGALANTTTWDNNAALGLSYALDLWGRESNNTERAVDLAHMSVAEARQAQLELVNNVVRSYIQLSLHFAQRDIVAATLKQQQQILELAQRRLDGGLGTHFEVSQAEAPLPETHRQLDALDEEIALTRNQLAALAGKGPGEGAQLQRPSLSLGAALKLPSALPAELLGQRPDVVASRWQVAAQARGIDVAHAGFYPNVDLVGSIGFMATGGGALEFLTGKKLNYSVGPAISLPIFDGGRLRSELGEAAAGYDMAVAKYNQTLVDALKSISDQLIRRESMDKQQVFAAESVAAAQKTYDIATVAFQRGLTDYLNVLNAQSLLFHQQQIQQQVQAARLTAQADLVTALGGGLEAGRDVPAENRTQAPKTPAALAVFDH
- a CDS encoding DMT family transporter; translation: MNLSLYLLTVLIWGTTWIALKLQLGVVAIPVSIVYRFALAALVLFVLLLLSRKLQPMNRRGHLICLAQGLCLFCINFMCFLHASQWIPSGLVAVVFSTATLWNALNARVFFGQKIARNVLLGGGLGLLGLGLLFWPELAGHSASPQTLLGLGLSLLGTLCFSAGNMLSSLQQKAGLKPLTTNAWGMAYGATMLAVYCLAQGIAFDLEWSTRYIGSLLYLVIPGSVIGFTAYLTLVGRMGPERAAYCTVLFPVVALNVSAFAEGYQWTAPALAGLVLVMLGNVLVFRKPKAVPASVAAAELARLRTAAQPSQNQAT
- a CDS encoding 2-hydroxyacid dehydrogenase; amino-acid sequence: MKKTVLAFSRITPEMTERLQQDFEVIVPNPKLGDIAAQFNEALPRAHGLIGVGRKLGRAQLENAAQLEVVSSISVGYDNYDLAYFNERGLMLTNTPDVLTESTADLAFALLMGSARRVAELDAWTKAGQWQASVGPALFGCDVHGKTLGIVGMGNIGAAIARRGRLGFGMPILYSGNSRKAALEQELGAQFRSLEQLLAEADFVCLVVPLSEQTRHLISHRELALMKPSAILVNISRGPVVDEPALIDALQKGQIRGAGLDVYEKEPLAESPLFQLKNALTLPHIGSATHETRDAMAERAMSNLRSALLGERPQDLVNPQVWKG
- a CDS encoding DUF1656 domain-containing protein; the encoded protein is MPREIAFHGVYMPTMTLMFFIAAALAWALDRFISGYDLYRFFWHPALLRLSLFCCLFGAMALTVYR
- a CDS encoding AraC family transcriptional regulator, producing the protein MPALDTLQVFQALNRSPHARLEHSAELGDGLSAALWSNHHDAQEYQAPGHHTLSCYLAGGTGTFRRDQPGSKGAPGKLCILPAEHQSAWVINGDIRLAHVYFSPEQFALGCVTLLDREPRDMHLRESTFVDDPEQTRRFAQLVRLNWDEPGERLLTSSLAHEMLSHALLNQVGPRQGVRLKGGLAAHQRRLLVDYIDSQLDAPLSLGQLAGLCALSEYHFARMFRASFGLPPHQYVLARRLVRARYLLRHSALPLGEVALACGFSSASHFTNRFRQALGGTPGDYRQAFQRQGSDYR